The Streptomyces luteogriseus genome includes a window with the following:
- a CDS encoding IclR family transcriptional regulator produces the protein MKSVTRSLRILEAVAQHQPVTVGELTKIFGLPKSTVQRTLVSLAEAGWLRANRKDTTRWEIGARVLAVRPAALQGSSLFAAAREPMVRLRDAVNETIHLSVPDALQCMVVVDRVDCDHPVRTFHTIGDTSPLHATAVGRAALAHLPRRDVEDLIEAGLERFSDTTPGDPDELRAELDRIRTDGYAVNRNQFRPGVCAVAAAVLDEDGTPLAAVAVSMPEARYDEEQVPKWGRLVADTAAEISQRRLGA, from the coding sequence ATGAAGAGCGTCACCAGGTCGCTTCGAATCCTGGAGGCGGTCGCCCAGCATCAGCCCGTGACCGTGGGGGAGTTGACGAAGATCTTCGGGCTGCCGAAGTCCACCGTGCAGCGCACGCTGGTCTCACTGGCGGAGGCCGGCTGGCTGCGAGCGAACCGAAAAGACACCACCCGCTGGGAGATCGGCGCCCGCGTCCTGGCCGTACGGCCCGCCGCACTGCAGGGCTCCAGTCTGTTCGCCGCCGCCCGTGAGCCTATGGTTCGCCTTCGGGACGCGGTGAACGAGACCATCCACCTGTCGGTGCCCGACGCCCTGCAGTGCATGGTCGTGGTGGACCGCGTCGACTGCGACCACCCGGTACGCACCTTCCACACGATCGGCGACACCTCACCTCTGCACGCCACAGCCGTCGGGCGCGCCGCACTCGCGCACCTTCCGAGGCGGGACGTCGAAGACCTCATCGAGGCCGGGCTGGAGCGGTTCAGCGACACGACGCCCGGGGACCCCGACGAGCTGCGCGCCGAGCTGGACCGAATCCGCACCGACGGCTACGCGGTCAACCGCAACCAGTTCCGTCCGGGCGTCTGCGCCGTCGCCGCCGCCGTGCTCGACGAGGACGGCACCCCGCTGGCGGCCGTGGCCGTCTCCATGCCCGAGGCGCGCTACGACGAGGAACAGGTGCCCAAGTGGGGCCGCCTCGTCGCGGACACCGCCGCGGAGATCTCACAGCGCCGCCTGGGCGCCTGA
- a CDS encoding IclR family transcriptional regulator yields MKSVTRSLRVLEAVARHQPVTVGELTKIFGLPKSTVQRTLVTLNEAGWLRANRKDTTRWEIGARVLAVRPTALQGSSLFAAAREPMIRLRDAVNETIHLSVPDALQGMVVVDRVDCDHAVRTFHAIGDTSPLHATAAGHAVLAHLRKSEIAEVTAETLEGYGEETITDPGQLRAELGRVRERGYAVNHNQYLHGICAIAAPVLDAEDTPLAAVAVSLPDSRFEPGRLPELGRLVAETAAEITARHLA; encoded by the coding sequence ATGAAGAGCGTCACCAGGTCACTGCGGGTTCTGGAGGCGGTCGCCCGACACCAACCCGTGACCGTCGGAGAGCTGACGAAGATCTTCGGGCTGCCGAAGTCCACCGTGCAGCGCACCTTGGTCACCCTCAACGAGGCAGGCTGGCTGCGGGCGAATCGCAAGGACACCACCCGCTGGGAGATCGGCGCCCGCGTCCTGGCCGTACGACCGACCGCACTGCAGGGCTCCAGCCTGTTCGCCGCCGCCCGTGAACCCATGATCCGGCTCCGTGACGCCGTGAACGAGACCATCCACCTGTCGGTGCCCGACGCCCTGCAAGGCATGGTCGTCGTCGACCGCGTCGACTGCGACCACGCCGTACGCACCTTCCACGCCATCGGCGACACCTCGCCCCTGCACGCCACCGCCGCCGGGCACGCCGTCCTGGCCCATCTGAGGAAGTCCGAGATAGCAGAGGTCACCGCGGAGACGCTGGAGGGCTACGGCGAGGAGACCATCACCGACCCGGGGCAGCTGCGCGCGGAACTCGGCCGCGTGAGAGAGCGTGGCTACGCCGTCAACCACAACCAGTACCTGCACGGCATCTGCGCCATCGCGGCACCCGTGCTCGACGCTGAGGACACACCGCTGGCCGCCGTGGCCGTCTCCCTGCCCGACTCCCGCTTCGAGCCCGGCCGGCTACCCGAGCTGGGCCGGCTGGTCGCCGAGACGGCGGCGGAGATCACCGCCCGGCACCTGGCCTGA
- a CDS encoding ABC transporter permease — protein sequence MMELRKTLAGRIALTAVATVILLFLALPIVVILVTSFSNNAFASFPPEAWTLNWYKALFADGSKWPAALSLSALVAALSTVFSLIIGVTAATGLVRSELPLRSAVFALVLGPLVIPQIVTALGLFLFFEPAAMLGSPIAIALGHTVLAAPIAVLILIATLRGIDERLEDAAASMGAGRLTIARKITFPLAAPGMIAAAIFSFITSFDEFYISQFLSSVDTVTLPVQVYNSLTFEIDPSVTAVSAILIAFAILALGLVALVRWLGSGRQDSLLSVENTVGVANPGGEAV from the coding sequence ATGATGGAACTGCGCAAGACCCTCGCCGGCCGCATCGCCCTCACCGCGGTCGCCACCGTGATCCTGTTGTTTTTGGCGCTGCCGATCGTCGTCATCCTCGTCACCTCCTTCAGCAACAACGCCTTCGCCTCCTTCCCACCCGAGGCATGGACGCTGAACTGGTACAAGGCCCTGTTCGCCGACGGCAGCAAATGGCCCGCCGCACTGTCCCTGTCCGCACTGGTCGCTGCCCTGAGCACCGTGTTCTCCCTCATCATCGGAGTGACCGCGGCGACCGGCCTGGTCCGTAGTGAACTGCCGCTGCGCTCCGCGGTGTTCGCCCTGGTCCTGGGGCCGCTGGTCATTCCGCAGATCGTCACCGCGCTCGGGCTGTTCCTGTTCTTCGAGCCGGCCGCGATGCTGGGCAGCCCCATCGCGATCGCGCTGGGTCACACGGTGCTGGCCGCACCGATCGCGGTGCTGATCCTGATCGCGACCCTGCGCGGCATCGACGAGCGCCTGGAGGACGCCGCCGCCAGCATGGGCGCCGGGCGTCTCACCATCGCCCGGAAGATCACCTTCCCGCTCGCGGCACCCGGCATGATCGCGGCAGCGATCTTCTCCTTCATCACCAGCTTCGACGAGTTCTACATCTCCCAGTTCCTCTCCTCCGTCGACACCGTCACCCTTCCCGTCCAGGTCTACAACTCCCTCACCTTCGAGATCGACCCCAGCGTGACCGCCGTCAGCGCGATCCTCATCGCCTTCGCCATCCTCGCGCTCGGCCTGGTGGCCCTGGTGCGCTGGCTCGGCTCCGGACGGCAGGACTCCCTGCTCTCGGTCGAGAACACCGTCGGCGTCGCCAACCCGGGAGGCGAGGCCGTATGA
- a CDS encoding ABC transporter ATP-binding protein, translating to MAEFGIAAPSVKVAGDKPAIATGKSLSVVALRKTYGDVVAVDEASMEIAAGEFVTFLGSSGSGKTTTLMMIAGFCEPDSGTITVGDRDVTRLAPQKRGLGFVFQQYLLFPHMTVQENVAFPLTLRGVGKAEIRRRVGETLEIAGLSGFGGRKPRELSGGQQQRVALCRALVYRPPVILMDEPLGALDKKLRDQLQVEIKTIQQELGLTVIYVTHDQEEALVMSDRIAVMRNGLIEQFDTPRELFERPRTPFVADFLGAANFLPGRIEQHDGEHTLVRLTQSGTLLKARRHQLASGTEVKVAVQPGRLRACGTDDGFCTGTVETATYVGTLVRAGVRIDGGDGPLLRLEVPAGRGPVAGERVGISADPEDVNLFSIDEEAG from the coding sequence GTGGCTGAATTCGGTATCGCGGCACCGTCGGTGAAGGTGGCCGGCGACAAGCCGGCCATCGCGACCGGCAAATCGCTGTCGGTAGTGGCCCTGCGTAAGACTTACGGCGATGTCGTGGCTGTCGACGAGGCGTCGATGGAGATCGCGGCGGGGGAGTTCGTCACCTTCCTGGGTTCCTCGGGGTCGGGCAAGACCACGACGCTGATGATGATCGCCGGGTTCTGCGAACCGGACTCCGGCACCATCACCGTCGGGGACCGTGATGTGACGCGGCTGGCGCCGCAGAAGCGGGGCCTGGGTTTCGTCTTCCAGCAGTACCTGCTCTTCCCGCACATGACCGTGCAGGAGAACGTCGCGTTCCCGCTCACGCTGCGCGGGGTGGGCAAGGCCGAGATCCGCCGCCGGGTCGGGGAGACGCTGGAGATCGCGGGTCTGTCCGGGTTCGGCGGCCGTAAGCCGCGTGAGTTGTCGGGTGGTCAGCAGCAGCGGGTGGCGTTGTGCAGGGCGCTGGTCTACCGGCCGCCGGTCATCCTCATGGACGAGCCGCTGGGCGCTCTGGACAAGAAGCTGCGTGACCAGCTCCAGGTGGAGATCAAGACGATCCAGCAGGAACTCGGCCTGACCGTCATTTATGTGACGCACGATCAGGAAGAGGCGCTGGTGATGTCGGACCGTATCGCGGTGATGCGCAACGGTCTGATCGAGCAGTTCGACACCCCCCGCGAGCTGTTCGAGCGGCCGAGGACGCCGTTCGTGGCGGACTTCCTCGGCGCGGCGAACTTCCTGCCCGGGCGTATCGAGCAGCACGACGGCGAGCACACCCTGGTCCGTCTTACCCAGTCCGGCACTCTGTTGAAGGCGCGCCGCCACCAGCTGGCCTCCGGCACTGAGGTGAAGGTCGCTGTGCAGCCGGGTCGGTTGCGGGCCTGTGGCACCGATGACGGGTTCTGTACCGGCACGGTGGAGACCGCCACTTACGTGGGCACGCTGGTGCGCGCCGGGGTGCGGATCGACGGTGGTGACGGGCCGCTGCTGCGCCTGGAAGTCCCCGCCGGCCGGGGCCCCGTGGCCGGCGAGCGGGTCGGGATCAGTGCGGATCCCGAGGACGTCAACCTCTTCTCCATCGACGAAGAGGCGGGGTGA
- a CDS encoding succinylglutamate desuccinylase/aspartoacylase family protein — protein sequence MYSIGPLTVAPGERAHGLIPVGTSSYGVELGIPLIVVNGVQDGPVLCVDAGVHGDEYDGQEAIRRVLAEIDPATLRGTVVGIPCLNTPAFEAAARASGIDHLNLNRIFPGDAEGSYSQRLAATFVEQVVPAVDAVVDLHTGGAYGEIAPLVILQGGYEDLATDLALAAGHELVWKGGKWGGTVRHPVLEAGKPAITIECGGATYRETNVEHHMNSIRNILRSLGLIDGAAQLRDTYTTVSGTFARSASGGFFVACAEPGETCKEGDLIATITDHYGTTLEEVTAPQDGIVLWVRRIRTVRPGDEVVIFGEVLGEIQP from the coding sequence ATGTACTCCATCGGTCCGCTGACCGTCGCTCCGGGTGAGCGTGCTCATGGCCTCATCCCCGTCGGCACCAGCAGCTACGGCGTGGAGCTCGGCATACCGTTGATCGTCGTCAACGGCGTCCAGGACGGCCCCGTCCTGTGCGTGGACGCGGGCGTGCACGGCGACGAGTACGACGGCCAGGAGGCCATCCGCCGCGTGCTCGCCGAGATCGACCCGGCCACGCTGCGCGGTACCGTCGTCGGTATCCCCTGCCTGAACACCCCGGCGTTCGAGGCGGCCGCCCGCGCCAGCGGCATCGACCACCTCAACCTCAACCGGATCTTCCCGGGCGACGCGGAGGGCTCGTACTCGCAGCGTCTGGCCGCCACCTTCGTCGAGCAGGTCGTGCCGGCCGTCGACGCCGTGGTCGACCTGCACACCGGCGGCGCCTACGGCGAGATCGCCCCGCTCGTCATCCTCCAGGGCGGCTACGAGGACCTCGCGACGGACCTGGCGCTGGCCGCCGGGCACGAGCTGGTCTGGAAGGGCGGCAAGTGGGGCGGCACGGTCCGCCATCCCGTCCTCGAGGCCGGCAAGCCCGCCATCACCATCGAGTGCGGCGGCGCCACCTACCGCGAGACCAACGTCGAGCACCACATGAACTCGATCCGCAACATCCTGCGCAGCCTCGGCCTGATCGACGGCGCGGCGCAGCTGCGGGACACCTACACCACGGTCTCCGGCACCTTCGCCCGGTCCGCCTCCGGCGGCTTCTTCGTCGCCTGCGCCGAGCCGGGGGAGACCTGCAAGGAAGGCGACCTGATCGCCACCATCACCGACCACTACGGCACCACGCTGGAAGAGGTCACCGCGCCGCAGGACGGCATCGTGCTCTGGGTCCGCCGGATCCGCACGGTCCGCCCGGGCGACGAGGTCGTCATCTTCGGCGAGGTGCTGGGGGAGATCCAGCCATGA
- a CDS encoding aminotransferase class III-fold pyridoxal phosphate-dependent enzyme, with translation MTTAAAQLTAATAQRHLLLHMTANGSLGDEGEDLLVVQRGEGPYIDDADGRRYIDGLSGLYCCQLGYSYGPEFAEAAARQLRELCYSPLWTGSAHPSAIELAERLSRIAPVDIEHTFFSSGGAEAVETAWKIARRYHALRGEPGRTKAIARRGAYHGLTVGALSLTDDPGLTEPYGPPAIDTRFVSNTNRFGLAPEFADDEVYTAWLLAELEATILTEGPETVAMLIAEPVQNRGGCITPPQGYWQGLRALADRYGFLLVADEVITAFGRVGEWFGGDLYGARPDMVTVAKGITAGYAPLGATLVGTRITEVINRPGAVLNHGYTFAGHPLSTAIALRNLEIMERDRVLDNVRGLQGDLARRMGALKDLPIVGDVRGTGFFYSCELVGDLDDGAFSAKARTELIADLIPRRLREAGLLARVYNRSAPLVQIAPPLISDRAVLDRIAAIIAGVLAEASSRI, from the coding sequence ATGACCACCGCCGCCGCTCAGTTGACCGCGGCCACCGCTCAGCGGCACCTGCTGCTGCACATGACCGCCAACGGATCGCTCGGCGACGAGGGCGAAGACCTCCTCGTCGTCCAGCGAGGGGAGGGCCCGTACATCGACGACGCGGACGGCAGGCGCTACATCGACGGCCTGTCGGGGCTCTACTGCTGCCAACTCGGTTACTCCTACGGCCCCGAGTTCGCCGAGGCTGCCGCACGGCAGCTGCGCGAGCTGTGCTACAGCCCGCTGTGGACCGGATCCGCGCACCCCTCGGCCATCGAACTCGCCGAGCGGCTGTCCAGGATCGCCCCCGTCGACATCGAGCACACCTTCTTCTCGAGCGGCGGCGCAGAAGCCGTCGAGACCGCCTGGAAGATAGCCCGCCGCTACCACGCCCTGCGCGGCGAGCCCGGCCGCACCAAGGCGATCGCCCGGCGCGGCGCCTACCACGGCCTGACCGTCGGAGCGCTCTCGCTCACCGACGACCCCGGCCTGACGGAGCCGTACGGTCCGCCGGCGATCGACACCCGGTTCGTCTCGAACACCAACCGCTTCGGTCTCGCACCGGAGTTCGCCGACGACGAGGTGTACACGGCCTGGCTGCTCGCCGAGCTGGAGGCGACGATCCTCACCGAGGGGCCCGAGACCGTCGCGATGCTCATCGCCGAGCCGGTGCAGAACCGGGGCGGCTGCATCACCCCGCCCCAGGGGTACTGGCAGGGGTTGCGGGCGCTGGCCGACCGGTACGGCTTCCTGCTCGTCGCCGACGAGGTCATCACGGCCTTCGGCCGGGTGGGGGAGTGGTTCGGCGGCGACCTCTACGGGGCCCGCCCGGACATGGTCACCGTCGCCAAGGGCATCACCGCCGGGTACGCCCCCCTGGGCGCGACCCTGGTCGGCACCAGGATCACCGAGGTCATCAACCGGCCCGGCGCGGTCCTCAACCACGGCTACACCTTCGCCGGACACCCGCTGAGCACGGCCATCGCCCTGCGCAACCTGGAGATCATGGAGCGGGACCGCGTCCTGGACAACGTCCGCGGTCTCCAGGGCGACCTGGCCAGGCGCATGGGTGCCCTCAAGGACCTGCCGATCGTCGGCGACGTCCGCGGCACCGGCTTCTTCTACTCCTGCGAACTCGTCGGCGACCTCGACGACGGCGCTTTCAGCGCCAAGGCCCGAACCGAGCTGATCGCCGACCTGATCCCGCGCCGACTGCGCGAGGCCGGACTGCTGGCCCGCGTCTACAACCGCTCCGCGCCGCTGGTTCAGATCGCGCCCCCGCTGATCAGCGACCGCGCCGTCCTCGACCGTATCGCCGCGATCATCGCGGGCGTCCTCGCCGAGGCCTCGTCCCGCATCTGA
- the solA gene encoding N-methyl-L-tryptophan oxidase yields MSAARKRVAVIGVGTMGSQAAWRLAARGAEVVGYDRYAPGHDRSAAGGETRIFRSAHFEDSRYVPLLKHADALWEQLQQETGRELRRLTGCLLMGPTDHQQMATVLQSIADHDLDHEVLDAEALAKRFPQYRIEEGDAAVLDRRAGFIRPELTIQTAARRAEQLGAVIHRYTTVREIVPVEGGVEIRTDAGSERFDTAVVTPGPWVNDLLPDLPWEVEVRRLVSAWYVPTAPDAWFGEERPAFIRTAPTHCYGLPSPDGISVKLGLSRALHRLADDPNQLDRTVRPEELEIFSELIGRYLPDLYPDPTRLSVYMEGYTESSRPLVGPLPGAENVILLAGFSGHGFKLSPAFGDIAADLALDGASPQPIGFLSTVGRTEA; encoded by the coding sequence GTGTCAGCTGCCAGGAAGCGCGTCGCGGTGATCGGCGTCGGAACGATGGGCAGCCAGGCCGCCTGGCGGCTGGCGGCCCGCGGCGCCGAGGTCGTCGGATACGACCGCTACGCTCCCGGCCACGACCGCAGCGCGGCCGGCGGTGAGACCCGGATCTTCCGCAGCGCGCACTTCGAGGACTCCCGCTACGTCCCGCTCCTCAAGCACGCCGACGCCCTGTGGGAGCAGCTCCAGCAGGAGACCGGCCGCGAGCTGCGCCGGCTGACCGGATGCCTGCTCATGGGGCCGACCGACCACCAGCAGATGGCCACCGTCCTGCAGTCCATAGCCGACCACGACCTCGACCACGAGGTGCTGGACGCCGAGGCGCTCGCCAAGCGGTTCCCGCAGTACCGCATCGAGGAGGGCGACGCGGCCGTGCTCGACCGCCGCGCCGGGTTCATCCGCCCGGAGCTGACGATCCAGACCGCCGCCCGCCGCGCCGAGCAGCTGGGCGCCGTGATCCACCGCTACACCACGGTCCGCGAGATCGTCCCCGTCGAGGGCGGCGTGGAGATCCGCACCGACGCCGGCAGCGAGCGCTTCGACACCGCCGTCGTCACGCCCGGCCCCTGGGTCAACGACCTGCTGCCCGACCTGCCGTGGGAGGTGGAGGTCCGTCGCCTCGTCAGCGCATGGTACGTGCCCACCGCCCCCGACGCCTGGTTCGGCGAGGAGCGCCCGGCGTTCATCCGCACCGCCCCCACCCACTGCTACGGCCTGCCCTCCCCGGACGGCATCTCGGTCAAGCTCGGACTCTCCCGCGCGCTGCACCGGCTCGCCGACGACCCCAACCAGCTGGACCGCACCGTGCGGCCCGAAGAGCTGGAGATCTTCTCCGAGCTGATCGGGCGTTACCTGCCCGACCTGTACCCGGACCCCACTCGCCTCTCCGTCTACATGGAGGGCTACACCGAGAGCAGCCGCCCCCTGGTCGGCCCCCTGCCCGGCGCCGAGAACGTCATCCTCCTCGCCGGCTTCTCAGGCCACGGCTTCAAACTCTCGCCCGCCTTCGGCGACATCGCCGCGGACCTCGCGCTGGACGGCGCCTCGCCCCAGCCCATCGGCTTCCTCTCCACCGTCGGCCGTACGGAGGCATGA
- a CDS encoding ABC transporter substrate-binding protein: MKDARIDRRLFLRGIGGVTAGVAAATTLSACGTGTSRASAGGGKGGKTVVVRDSGGSYGAALQKAIYTPFTQETGIQVKVLNLDDAPLLAQIKQGRPQCDLINNSMMSHTKYVKQDALEALDLDRIKSVKSAKIPENQITDHAVGSSFYGACMAYRTDAFGGRKPESWADFWDTKAFKGGRSMCNPDGDLPELEFALLADGVPMDKLYPLDVDRAFKVLTRLRGDIKKFWDSGPLPGVLLSRQEVTMSTVWDGRLADLEKQGVPVTRQLNGMRRQFQGYAIAKDAANVDAAYQLMDFSLRAESQAALAKAFPSNPSSPLAYAKLTNEERSALAGAPEYYDKGFDTDIGWWLKNESAVTKRWLEWARG, translated from the coding sequence ATGAAAGATGCCCGAATAGACCGCAGACTGTTCCTGCGAGGAATAGGCGGGGTCACTGCGGGTGTCGCCGCCGCGACCACCCTCTCCGCCTGCGGTACCGGCACCAGCCGCGCCTCGGCCGGCGGAGGCAAGGGCGGCAAGACGGTGGTCGTCCGTGACAGTGGCGGTTCCTATGGTGCGGCTCTGCAGAAGGCGATCTACACGCCGTTCACGCAGGAGACCGGTATCCAGGTGAAGGTGCTGAACCTGGACGACGCCCCGCTGCTGGCCCAGATCAAGCAGGGTCGGCCGCAGTGTGACCTCATCAACAACTCGATGATGTCGCACACCAAGTACGTGAAGCAGGACGCGCTGGAGGCGCTGGACCTCGACCGGATCAAGAGCGTGAAGAGCGCGAAGATCCCCGAGAACCAGATCACCGACCATGCCGTCGGCAGCAGCTTCTACGGCGCCTGTATGGCATATCGCACGGACGCGTTCGGGGGCAGGAAGCCGGAGTCGTGGGCGGACTTCTGGGACACCAAGGCGTTCAAGGGCGGCCGTTCGATGTGCAACCCGGACGGTGACCTGCCTGAGTTGGAGTTCGCGCTGCTGGCCGACGGCGTGCCGATGGACAAGCTGTATCCGCTGGATGTGGACCGGGCCTTCAAGGTGCTGACGCGGCTGCGGGGCGACATCAAGAAGTTCTGGGACAGCGGCCCGCTCCCCGGTGTCCTGCTCAGCCGCCAGGAAGTGACGATGTCCACCGTCTGGGACGGCCGGCTCGCCGATCTGGAGAAGCAGGGTGTCCCGGTCACCCGGCAGCTCAACGGTATGCGACGGCAGTTCCAGGGCTATGCCATCGCCAAGGACGCGGCGAATGTGGACGCCGCCTACCAGCTGATGGACTTCTCGCTGCGGGCTGAGAGCCAGGCGGCCCTGGCGAAGGCGTTCCCGTCGAACCCGTCGTCCCCGCTGGCTTACGCGAAGCTCACCAACGAGGAGCGATCCGCGCTGGCGGGTGCGCCGGAGTACTACGACAAGGGTTTCGACACGGACATCGGCTGGTGGCTGAAGAACGAATCGGCCGTCACCAAGCGCTGGTTGGAGTGGGCTCGTGGCTGA
- a CDS encoding ABC transporter permease has product MAATLTAGAPARPRKLLASRRTRVGILYALPVVVYLLVLFVYPIFSTLLLSLKDADGSFTLHWYADALTGVNLSVLFTTLRISAETAVLSLVFGFVLAQAITRLKPILAGLAMLVVVVPHFVSALVRTYGWIIMLGDKGLVNETLTAMSVPGAPFQLLYNELGVVIGTTSMMLPYTVLLLYGVMRGVDRRLLAAASSMGAGKVTIFRRIYLPLVAPGLASAGLLSFILSLGYYITPALMGGPNQTMIATLINQQVTKENQWNGAAAQGVILLVLTLAGLLLVKVVTSLGASRKKRSA; this is encoded by the coding sequence ATGGCTGCCACCCTCACCGCGGGGGCTCCGGCTCGTCCGCGCAAGCTGCTGGCTTCGCGCCGGACGCGGGTCGGGATCCTGTACGCGCTTCCCGTTGTCGTGTATCTGCTGGTGCTGTTCGTCTACCCGATCTTCTCCACGCTGCTGCTGAGCCTGAAGGACGCCGACGGCTCCTTCACGCTGCACTGGTACGCCGACGCCCTCACCGGGGTCAATCTGTCGGTGCTGTTCACCACGCTGCGGATCTCCGCCGAAACAGCCGTGCTGAGCCTGGTGTTCGGGTTCGTTCTGGCCCAGGCCATCACCCGGCTCAAGCCCATCCTGGCCGGCTTGGCGATGCTGGTCGTGGTCGTCCCGCACTTCGTCTCCGCGCTGGTGCGCACCTACGGCTGGATCATCATGCTCGGTGACAAGGGCCTGGTGAACGAGACCCTGACCGCCATGTCGGTCCCCGGAGCGCCGTTCCAGCTGCTCTACAACGAGTTGGGTGTGGTCATCGGCACCACCTCGATGATGCTCCCCTACACGGTGCTGCTGCTGTATGGGGTGATGCGCGGGGTGGACCGGCGGCTGCTGGCGGCCGCGTCGAGTATGGGCGCGGGCAAGGTGACCATCTTCCGGCGTATCTATCTGCCGCTGGTCGCCCCGGGTCTGGCCAGTGCCGGGCTGCTCAGCTTCATCCTCTCGCTGGGCTACTACATCACCCCGGCCCTGATGGGCGGACCGAACCAGACGATGATCGCCACCCTCATCAACCAGCAGGTCACCAAGGAGAACCAGTGGAACGGGGCGGCCGCCCAGGGCGTGATCCTGCTGGTCCTCACCCTGGCCGGACTGCTGCTGGTGAAGGTCGTCACCTCGCTGGGTGCCAGCCGTAAGAAGAGGAGCGCGTGA
- a CDS encoding succinylglutamate desuccinylase/aspartoacylase family protein — MTMQDTPLSVGSLAARPGTKARGTVPVDLGTLTADIPVILVNGVRPGPRVVITAGVHGGEFTPIEAAARLADLLEPGEVSGQVIVCPVANPPAVYQGRLNVSPVDGVNLNRVFPGDPAGGPTERLAAWLFDHLVDGADVYIDLHCGGIDQVLRDFVGYRRTGDPDLDKATAELAGSFGIQDVILGLTPEGGNSHAAAARRNISAVLVEVGQLGRRDEATALRRVDGLLKALRHLGVLDQDGSAPEPIREWVWSGGVTAEATGLWYPEFSFDADVIGEVAEGDLLGRIIDPTDGTEHTVHAPADGRIFYGMHGLTVAPGKELAALAVPWDPDTAARADTFRAPGLGAGSDEAEPRP; from the coding sequence ATGACCATGCAGGACACCCCCCTTTCCGTCGGCTCTCTGGCGGCCCGGCCCGGCACCAAGGCCCGCGGCACCGTCCCGGTCGATCTCGGCACCCTCACCGCGGACATCCCGGTGATCCTGGTCAACGGAGTCCGCCCGGGTCCCCGCGTCGTCATCACCGCCGGTGTGCACGGCGGCGAGTTCACGCCCATCGAAGCCGCCGCGCGCCTGGCAGACCTGCTGGAGCCCGGAGAGGTGAGCGGGCAGGTGATCGTCTGTCCGGTCGCCAACCCTCCCGCCGTGTACCAGGGCCGGCTCAACGTCTCCCCGGTCGACGGCGTGAACCTCAACCGTGTCTTCCCCGGTGACCCGGCCGGCGGCCCCACCGAGCGGCTGGCCGCCTGGCTCTTCGACCACCTCGTCGACGGCGCCGACGTCTACATCGACCTGCACTGCGGCGGCATCGACCAGGTCCTGCGGGACTTCGTCGGCTACCGCCGCACCGGTGACCCCGACCTGGACAAGGCAACGGCCGAACTGGCAGGCTCCTTCGGCATTCAGGACGTCATCCTCGGGCTGACGCCCGAGGGCGGCAACAGCCACGCGGCCGCCGCTCGCCGGAACATCTCGGCGGTCCTCGTCGAGGTGGGCCAGCTTGGCCGGCGGGACGAGGCCACCGCCCTCCGCCGTGTCGACGGGCTACTGAAGGCACTTCGCCATCTCGGCGTCCTCGACCAGGACGGCTCCGCTCCGGAACCGATCCGCGAGTGGGTCTGGTCCGGCGGCGTCACCGCCGAGGCCACCGGCCTGTGGTACCCGGAGTTCTCCTTCGACGCCGACGTCATCGGCGAAGTCGCCGAGGGCGACCTCCTCGGCCGCATCATCGACCCGACCGACGGCACCGAGCACACCGTCCACGCCCCGGCCGACGGCCGGATCTTCTACGGCATGCACGGCCTCACCGTCGCCCCCGGCAAGGAACTGGCCGCCCTGGCCGTCCCGTGGGACCCCGACACGGCCGCGCGGGCCGACACCTTCCGGGCCCCCGGTCTGGGCGCCGGATCAGACGAGGCGGAACCCCGCCCCTAG